The nucleotide window ACCTCGCAGACCACTTCGACGTCTCGAAGACCGCCGTCTCGATGAACCTCCGCCGAGGCGAGCGCAAGGTCCTGAAAGCCGCGCTCTCGGCGCTCGAGAACATGGATGCGACGCGATAGCTCCGACAGTCCTCGACTCAGGCCTCGAGAATCTCGTCGTCGTCGTCGGCCGGCACGGCGAGCGAGCCGTCGAGGACGGTCACGCCGCGGCCACCGACCTGCACGTCGTCGCCGACGCGGATGCGGACCAGTCCCGGCCGATCGACGTAGTGGCCCTGCTCGAGGCGGAGTTCCTCGGGAAAGTCGTCGTCGAACGCGCCGAAGTGATCGAGATACGCGCCGACGGCACCGCTTGCGGTCCCCGTAACTGGATCTTCGGGTACGCCGGCTCCCGGCGCGAACATCCGCCCGTGCAGCGTCGATTTTCGCTCGAGGGCGTCGAACGTGAACAGATAGATCCCGGTCACGTCGAGCGCGTCGGTCAGTTCCTCGATCGCTTTCATATCGGGGTCGGCGCTCCCGACGTCGGAGAGGTACGTAATCGGGACGACCAGAAACGGAAGACCGGTCGAAGCCACCGCGAGCGGAATGTCGTCGCTCGCGCCCTCGAGGGCGGCCTGTTCGACCCCAAGCGCGTCAGCGACGCGGGCGTAGCCGACGTCGACCTCGCGAACCTCAGGTCGATCCTGTGTCATCCAGACCGTGCCGTCGTTCTCGAGGGCGATCTCGAGTTCGCCGACGTTCGTCTCGAGCGTCGTCGTGCCGAACTCGAGGCCGTCATCGTGGAGATACGCGAAGGAGCCGATGGTCGCGTGTCCGCAGAGATCGACCTCCTGAGTCGGCGTGAAGTAGCGAACCCGTCGGTCGGCGCGGTCGCTCGAGCGCAAAAACGCCGTCTCGCTGACGGCCATTTCGGCGGCGATCGCTTGCATCTGTGCGTCCGAGAGGCCGTCCGCGTCCGGGACGACGCCCGCCGGATTGCCGGTCAGCGGTTCGTCGGTGAACGCATCGACCTGTAAGACTCGAGTCGTCTGCATACGCCATCGGTCGGCCGAGTGACGTATCAATCCTCGGTCGTCGGCCGGACCGGCGACTCAGTCGTCTCCGGTTTCTTCGACCGACCGATCGGTCCACGTCTCATCCGACGGCAGCATGGCCGACTCGTGGGTTCCGACAGGGGGACGGTTCACCTCAGCGGCTGGCGACGACTCGAGGTCGATTCCGGACTCGAGACGGTCCATCTCACCGTCCGCGCGGTTGCGGGCATCCTGATCGATCCGCATCGAGCAGAACTCGACGCCGCACATCGAGCAAAAGCGGGCGTCTTTGTAGTTGTCTTCGGGCAGCGTCTGGTCGTGATACTCGCGGGCCCGGTCGGGGTCGAGCGCGAGGCGGAACTGCTCGCGCCAGTCGAACGCGTAGCGGGCCGACGAGAGGGCGTCGTCCCAGTCTCGAGCGCCGGGGTGGCCGCTTCCCACGTCGCCCGCGTGGGCGGCGATCTGGTAGGCGGCGAGGCCGTCGCGGACGTCGTCCTCGTCGGGGAGACCGAGGTGTTCTTTGGGCGTGACGTAACACAACATCGCCGCGCCAGCCTGGGCTGCCATCGCGGCCCCGATGGCGCTCGTGATGTGGTCGTAGCCGGGCGCGATGTCGGTCACCAGCGGGCCGAGTACGTAGAAGGGCGCGCCGTCACAGACCTCCTGCTGGCGCTCGACGTTCTCGGCGACCTTGTCCATCGGGACGTGGCCCGGTCCTTCGACCATCACCTGTACCCCGCGGTCCCAGGCGCGGCGGGTCAACTCGCCAAGTGTGTCGAGTTCAGCGTACTGGGCCTCGTCGCAGGCGTCGGCCAGCGAACCCGGTCGCAGGCTATCGCCGAGACTGAACGTGACGTCGTGGGCGGCGAAGATGGCGCAGATCTCGTCGTAGATCTGAAACAGCGGATTCTGCTCGCCGTGAGTTTCCATCCACGTCGCCATGATCGAACCGCCACGCGAGACGATCCCCGTCGTGCGACCGTCGGTCAACGGCAGGTGTTCCGCCAGAATCCCCGCGTGGATCGTCATGTAGTCGACGCCCTGCTCGGCTTGCTTCTCGATAATCTCGAGCAACAGATCAGTCGTGATATCCTCGGGACTCCCCGCCTGCTTGACGGCCTCGTACAGCGGCACCGTTCCGATTGGCACCGGTGAGTGGTCGATGTGGGTCTCACGGATCACATCGAGATCGCTGCCGGTGCCGAGATCCATCACCGTGTCCGCGCCGTAGTGAACCGCCGTGTGCAGTTTCTCGAGTTCCGTCTCGAGGTCGCTGGTCGTCTCGCTGTTGCCGATATTCGCGTTGATTTTCGTCGCGAACTCGCGGCCGATGACCATCGGGTCGAGCGCCTCGTGAGCCCTGTTGGCCGGGATGACTGCCTGTCCGTCGGCAACCTGTTCCCGGACGAACTCCGGATCGCGGTTCTCGCGCTCGGCGACGCGCGCCATTGCCTCGGTGATCGTTCCCTCGCGGGCGGCTTCGAGCTGGGTTCGTCCCATTGATAACTAGGTTATATTACTGGATCATATATCGCTTGTGTTGCGCGTCCCACGTCGGCGCACCATCACTCGAGTTACAGGTTCGAGTGCCGAGCGCGGTTTCAGCCCACTTATGAGGGTCGCGTCCTCTCACTCGAGTAGATAGCACCATGTCCGATCTACCGGACGACTTCGACTGTACGATCACCAACTGGGAGTATATCTACGGCCTGTGTCGCGACGTCGGCGACGAGGTTCGCGACGACGCGTTCGAACCCGACGTCGTCGTCGCGCTCGCCCGCGGGGGCTGGTTTGCGGGCCGCTGTCTCTGTGACTTCCTTGGACTCGACGATCTGACGAGTCTGAAGATGGAACACTACGTCGGGACGGCCGAGAAAAGCGACGAACCGACCGTTCGCTACCCAATGCCCGAAGGCAGCGTCGCGGGCAAAGACGTCCTCATCATCGACGACATCGCCGACACCGGCGGCTCGATCGAGCGCGCCTACGAGTACGTCACCGACCGCGACGCCGGCGAGGTTCGAACCGCGACGCTCCAACTGCTCGGCACCAGCGAGTACGAACCCGACTACGTCGGCGAACATCTCGAGGAGTGGACGTGGATCGTCTACCCGTGGAACTTCATCGAAGACATGGTCGATCTCATCTCGAGCGTGATGCGCCAGGCCGATCAAGACACGTTCGCCCAGGAGGAGATCCGCCACTATCTCGCCACGTTCCACGGCGTCGACCGCATCGAGATGGAGATCGCACAACCCGACCGCATTCCCGAAGTACTGACCGAGATGGACCGCCGCGATGTCCTCGAGTCGGCCGGCCCCGGCGAGTGGCAGTTGGCTGACGACTGAGTCGTTCGGTTTCGACCCACGTCACTTCGCGACCGATTCGGCCTCGCCCGAGTCCGACTGTTCGGCCGTCGTCTCGTCTTCCTCGAGTAACGACTCTTTCCAGGTGCCACGCGTAAACCACGCGACGGCGGCGAGCGCGCCGACGATGTCACCGACGACGACGCCTGTCCAGATACCCGTCGTGCCCCAGTCGATGACGAAGATCAGGACGTACGTGACCGGAACGCGCACGAGCCACAGCCCGAGCACCGAAAACGCGAGCGCCGTCTTCGTGTTACCGGCTCCGCGGAACGCACCCAGGATCACCTGCATGACTCCCATAAAGACGAACCCGATCGCAGCGAACTGAAGGTACGTAACGCCGTAGGCGAGCGTTTCGGCCCGGCCGGCTTCCTCGGCCGTGAGAAACACCGCGACGAACGGCTCGGGGAAGAAGAAGGCGAGCGCGCCGGCGACGGCCATGATCCCCGCGATCACGCCCGAGGCGAGCCACGTCGCCTTCGCTGCCCGGTCGGCTCGTCCAGCGCCCAGATTCTGGCCGACGATCGAGTCTGTCGCCTGTCCCATCCCCATCGCAGGCAGGAAGGCAAGCGAGATCAGCCGATTCCCGAGCCCGTAGGCCGCGACGACCGCTGGCGGGAACGTGACGACGATCGCCGTCATCGCGACCAGCGCAAGCGCCGTCATCGACTGCTCGATCGCCGTTGGCACGCCGAGTCTGGTGATCTCGCTCACGTACTCGAGGCGCGGTCGGAGATGGCCCGGTTCGATAGTCGGCCCAGTCGTCGTGTAGTAGAGCAGATAGAAGCCGATCAGCGTGGCGAGCCCCCGCGAGACGACGGTCGCGACGGCAGCGCCTTCGATCTCGAGGCGGGGCAGCGGTCCGACCCCGAAAATAAGCAGGGGATCGAGTGCGAGATTGACGACGACGCTGATGACCATCACGCGCATCGGCGCGCGAGTGTTGCCGTAGCCTCGCATGAGCGCGGCGAAGACGAAAAAGCCGAAGACGAAGGGCACGCCAAGAAAGAAGATCCGCAGGTAGTCGCCAGCCAGTGGGAGGATCGCGGCTTGCGTGTCGCTGTCGGCGGGGAGGGCAGCGAGCATCGGATCCGTCGCGACGTACCCCACGATGCCGAGTGCGACTGCGAGTATCGAAATGAGCGAAATCGTCTGCCCGGCGATCAGGCCACCCTCGCTGCTTTCTGCGCCCGTATGCTGGGCAAGCAAAATCGAGCCGGCTGTCGTGAAGCCGGCGCCGACAGCGATCACCAGAAAGAGTAGCGGAAAGGCGAGACTCACCGCGCCGACGGCATCGGGCGAGAGCGCGCCGAGCCAGAAGGTGTCGCCGACGTTGTACGCGACCTGCAGGAGCTGGATGACCACGAGCGGCCAAGCGAGCCTGAACATCGGGCGAACGAGCGCCCCCTCCGTGAGAGACCCCTCGCTCGACGGACCGCTTGAGGACATACCCGATACTCTTGCTCGAGTTACTTCACCTCTCGTGAGGCGTGATATCTGCACGCAGTCTCCGTTCGGTTTCCACCGACCAGTGGAGGTGTCGACGTTCAGGTTTTAGAAACTGTACTGTTCAAAGATATTTCTTCAGATGATTGGCTATCTTCCTGATATTGGATAAAAGTACAAAGGAATCTCTGTACATGGAAAGGTTTACATCATTATGAAAACCTGCTCCGAGTAACGCGTATGAGTCCCCAGTCAACCCTCCCTCCCCGCAGTTCGACCGGTTCCTCTCGCGCTCCCACTGCCGAGGAGTCGCCGGCACTCTCTCAAGACGAGATCTTTCACATTCTACAGACGAATCGCCGGCGAGATACGATCCAATACCTGCTCGACATCGACGACGAAACCGTCAGAATGCGCGAGATCGCCGAACACGTTGCCGCTCGCGAACACAATACGACGGTTCGAGAGCTCACATCCGCCCAAC belongs to Natronorubrum aibiense and includes:
- a CDS encoding MATE family efflux transporter, whose product is MSSSGPSSEGSLTEGALVRPMFRLAWPLVVIQLLQVAYNVGDTFWLGALSPDAVGAVSLAFPLLFLVIAVGAGFTTAGSILLAQHTGAESSEGGLIAGQTISLISILAVALGIVGYVATDPMLAALPADSDTQAAILPLAGDYLRIFFLGVPFVFGFFVFAALMRGYGNTRAPMRVMVISVVVNLALDPLLIFGVGPLPRLEIEGAAVATVVSRGLATLIGFYLLYYTTTGPTIEPGHLRPRLEYVSEITRLGVPTAIEQSMTALALVAMTAIVVTFPPAVVAAYGLGNRLISLAFLPAMGMGQATDSIVGQNLGAGRADRAAKATWLASGVIAGIMAVAGALAFFFPEPFVAVFLTAEEAGRAETLAYGVTYLQFAAIGFVFMGVMQVILGAFRGAGNTKTALAFSVLGLWLVRVPVTYVLIFVIDWGTTGIWTGVVVGDIVGALAAVAWFTRGTWKESLLEEDETTAEQSDSGEAESVAK
- a CDS encoding PhzF family phenazine biosynthesis protein codes for the protein MQTTRVLQVDAFTDEPLTGNPAGVVPDADGLSDAQMQAIAAEMAVSETAFLRSSDRADRRVRYFTPTQEVDLCGHATIGSFAYLHDDGLEFGTTTLETNVGELEIALENDGTVWMTQDRPEVREVDVGYARVADALGVEQAALEGASDDIPLAVASTGLPFLVVPITYLSDVGSADPDMKAIEELTDALDVTGIYLFTFDALERKSTLHGRMFAPGAGVPEDPVTGTASGAVGAYLDHFGAFDDDFPEELRLEQGHYVDRPGLVRIRVGDDVQVGGRGVTVLDGSLAVPADDDDEILEA
- the thiC gene encoding phosphomethylpyrimidine synthase ThiC, producing MGRTQLEAAREGTITEAMARVAERENRDPEFVREQVADGQAVIPANRAHEALDPMVIGREFATKINANIGNSETTSDLETELEKLHTAVHYGADTVMDLGTGSDLDVIRETHIDHSPVPIGTVPLYEAVKQAGSPEDITTDLLLEIIEKQAEQGVDYMTIHAGILAEHLPLTDGRTTGIVSRGGSIMATWMETHGEQNPLFQIYDEICAIFAAHDVTFSLGDSLRPGSLADACDEAQYAELDTLGELTRRAWDRGVQVMVEGPGHVPMDKVAENVERQQEVCDGAPFYVLGPLVTDIAPGYDHITSAIGAAMAAQAGAAMLCYVTPKEHLGLPDEDDVRDGLAAYQIAAHAGDVGSGHPGARDWDDALSSARYAFDWREQFRLALDPDRAREYHDQTLPEDNYKDARFCSMCGVEFCSMRIDQDARNRADGEMDRLESGIDLESSPAAEVNRPPVGTHESAMLPSDETWTDRSVEETGDD
- a CDS encoding phosphoribosyltransferase encodes the protein MSDLPDDFDCTITNWEYIYGLCRDVGDEVRDDAFEPDVVVALARGGWFAGRCLCDFLGLDDLTSLKMEHYVGTAEKSDEPTVRYPMPEGSVAGKDVLIIDDIADTGGSIERAYEYVTDRDAGEVRTATLQLLGTSEYEPDYVGEHLEEWTWIVYPWNFIEDMVDLISSVMRQADQDTFAQEEIRHYLATFHGVDRIEMEIAQPDRIPEVLTEMDRRDVLESAGPGEWQLADD